From a region of the Roseivirga sp. 4D4 genome:
- a CDS encoding ABC transporter permease, giving the protein MLSNYLKIAYRNLVRSKSYAVINILGLAIGLAAFVMMFAYVKHELSYDQFHSKSDRIFRINSQYEARGNSTQVAKSAFPLKFLFLERYPEVEQIVRFYQNRQDATTLKYEESHFTEENILFADPEVFDVFDFGLERGDPGTALREVNSIVITQKVAQKYFGEEDPMGKVIQYKNDDLLKVTGVLEEVPSNSHLSFDILVPMELQRQRWIRGNGNNSYDFEEDWRWSGSWQYALLKSPEAHASFNQKLFEDGKDYFGRLPNSVVEYHYSAMPLTDIHLKSAMSGEFQINGNLRQVYGFGVIAILILIIACINFVNLSTARSAKRAKEVGLRKVMGALRPHLITQFIAESILISLIAMVIGVFLVEAMLPVFNRFMGQSLSIPYTQPMVVLAMFIGAVMIGLMAGLYPAFSLSRFQPVKTLKGNTTTGSRGNARMRQVLVASQFIISNLLIVGILIVQNQLNYIKDKDLGFDKDQVIVLKHGNKLDENFSLFSDRIKTSPFVQGASQGYVAGTRDWTQSFRVEGQEIEEAKSIGIKHVGFDFLEMFGLELVQGRFFSEEMFKDRREAILLNEQAVKNFGWTNEEALNKTFSYVGGSDNRTRFECKVIGILADAHLESLYRPIRPSVFKFAEWGDVSIRLEAGNVDDLRAGISSIESIWNEISPQWPFEFEFLDDTIAQQYQQEERLGQTIQYFTVLAIFIACLGLFGLASFTVQERTKEIGVRKVLGASIASILFLVSSRFFKLVAISFMISVPLAFYFGNNWLREFEYRIDIGPMVFVLGALLSIGIAAIAVGGQSLRAASLNPVKTLRHE; this is encoded by the coding sequence ATGCTGAGTAACTACCTAAAAATCGCTTACCGAAACCTTGTCAGAAGCAAATCATATGCGGTAATCAATATCCTGGGTTTAGCCATCGGTTTAGCCGCATTTGTCATGATGTTCGCTTATGTGAAACACGAATTGTCCTATGATCAATTCCATAGTAAGTCCGACAGGATTTTCAGAATTAATTCGCAGTACGAAGCACGAGGCAATAGCACACAAGTAGCGAAATCGGCTTTCCCTTTGAAGTTTTTATTTCTAGAAAGGTATCCTGAGGTCGAGCAAATTGTTCGCTTTTATCAAAACAGGCAGGACGCGACAACATTGAAATATGAAGAGAGTCACTTCACAGAAGAGAATATTCTTTTTGCTGATCCAGAGGTGTTTGATGTATTTGATTTTGGCCTGGAGCGAGGCGATCCAGGTACTGCTTTGCGAGAAGTAAATAGTATTGTCATCACCCAAAAAGTGGCTCAAAAATACTTTGGAGAAGAAGACCCAATGGGTAAGGTGATCCAATACAAGAATGATGATCTACTGAAAGTCACTGGGGTTTTGGAAGAAGTACCCTCCAACTCCCACCTCTCTTTTGACATATTGGTGCCCATGGAACTTCAGCGCCAGCGATGGATCAGAGGTAATGGCAACAATAGCTATGATTTTGAAGAAGATTGGAGGTGGTCAGGTTCATGGCAATATGCATTATTGAAAAGCCCTGAGGCCCATGCATCGTTTAACCAGAAGCTCTTTGAAGATGGGAAAGACTATTTCGGGCGTCTGCCGAATAGTGTTGTAGAATATCACTACTCTGCCATGCCGCTGACAGATATCCATTTGAAATCTGCCATGTCTGGCGAATTTCAAATCAACGGTAACCTGCGTCAGGTATATGGATTTGGGGTGATCGCGATTCTGATTCTGATTATCGCATGTATCAATTTTGTGAACCTGAGTACGGCCAGATCAGCCAAACGCGCTAAAGAGGTGGGCCTTCGAAAAGTCATGGGGGCACTCAGGCCTCACTTGATTACTCAGTTCATTGCAGAGTCAATATTAATATCCCTAATCGCCATGGTGATTGGAGTATTTCTCGTTGAGGCGATGCTGCCCGTTTTTAATAGGTTTATGGGGCAATCTCTCAGCATTCCTTATACCCAACCCATGGTGGTTCTTGCCATGTTTATTGGGGCTGTTATGATTGGACTAATGGCAGGTCTTTATCCGGCATTTTCACTATCGAGATTTCAGCCAGTGAAAACCTTAAAAGGCAATACGACCACCGGAAGTAGAGGCAATGCTCGAATGCGTCAAGTGCTGGTGGCCTCACAGTTCATTATTTCTAATCTTTTGATTGTTGGCATCCTAATCGTCCAGAATCAACTCAATTACATAAAAGATAAAGATCTGGGTTTCGACAAAGATCAAGTCATTGTGCTGAAACATGGGAATAAGTTAGATGAGAATTTTAGTCTCTTTTCAGACCGCATAAAGACGAGTCCTTTTGTTCAAGGGGCCAGTCAGGGCTATGTAGCAGGCACGCGCGACTGGACGCAGTCCTTTCGTGTTGAAGGGCAGGAAATAGAGGAAGCAAAGAGTATTGGTATCAAACATGTCGGTTTTGACTTCCTCGAAATGTTCGGTCTTGAGTTGGTCCAAGGTCGTTTCTTCAGTGAGGAAATGTTCAAAGATAGGCGAGAGGCTATCTTATTGAATGAGCAAGCCGTCAAGAATTTTGGCTGGACCAATGAAGAAGCCTTAAACAAGACCTTCAGCTATGTAGGCGGCAGTGACAATAGAACACGTTTTGAATGCAAAGTGATTGGCATATTGGCGGACGCTCACCTAGAGTCATTATATCGTCCGATTCGCCCAAGTGTCTTCAAGTTTGCTGAGTGGGGAGATGTTTCTATTCGCTTAGAGGCTGGCAATGTAGATGACCTAAGAGCCGGTATATCAAGCATAGAGAGCATTTGGAATGAGATAAGCCCTCAGTGGCCATTTGAATTTGAGTTTTTGGACGATACAATTGCTCAGCAGTATCAACAAGAAGAGCGCTTAGGTCAAACCATTCAGTACTTTACTGTACTGGCCATCTTCATTGCCTGTCTAGGGTTGTTCGGTTTGGCCTCTTTCACGGTTCAGGAACGCACAAAAGAAATTGGTGTGCGCAAAGTGCTTGGTGCCTCAATTGCCTCCATTTTATTTTTAGTCAGTAGTCGGTTTTTCAAACTGGTGGCCATTTCGTTTATGATTTCTGTGCCGCTGGCCTTTTATTTTGGTAATAACTGGCTTAGAGAATTCGAATACAGAATTGATATAGGCCCTATGGTTTTTGTCCTTGGTGCATTGCTATCAATTGGCATTGCGGCCATCGCAGTGGGTGGGCAATCCTTAAGAGCAGCTTCCCTCAACCCAGTCAAAACCCTAAGACATGAGTAA
- a CDS encoding ABC transporter permease: protein MSKMPPKWAMRFFHWFCRRDLVDAIEGDLLEIYARRAEAKGRRHANIRFIGHVITFFQPFAFRRAHEQYPQLNPFHMFFNNLKIGFRFMKKHGTYSAINILGLAAGLSAFLLMSFFVMDELSYDKFHKKGDQIVRLTYRLETPNATRQGAKLPFPMKQALVESYPEVIDVARFYYWGGDTPLLEYGEQKHTEPGMYFAETSVFEVFDFEWVRGNPKTALEDPRSIVLTEKMAVKYFGSEDAIGKTMRYKNEDDLIVTGILKDVPKNSHISFDFLMPIELQRQRWMGWGQYTYDLEKDWNWAAAWVYALLAPETSIDAFESKLQAIAKEHLNTEDQDGFSIEVQRLFDIHLKSDKSAEPQANGNMTQVYSFAAIAILILFIACVNFINLTAAQTNKRLKEVGLRKVMGARKKQLIAQFMTEALMVVTFASVIAFAVAMATLPYFNQFTDKALSFGGQNLIFLIGLIVLVLVMTVLSALRPSMSVLRLSAVQGLINKFGAVRKKQRFNSAMVIAQFVVSNLLIIGILVVNNQLDFLQNKDLGFDKDRVVRLQLGKNLTQSQFDLFEDMLSKDPMVENINRGYVAGTNAFTNTFKIVGAPDNSTYSLGIKWIGEGFREMYGLEIISGRDFDESVSSDLKSGILINESAVKALGWTVEESVGKSLSFLPGGAPQPEEIRVIGVMADANFESLYDPVLPSVFRRTSSSVGGEITIRLGNGSGLAATLSGINEAWDKVIPDWPFEYTFLDETLEAQYVKEERLANAIQYFTLLAIFIACLGLFGLASFTVQQRTKEIGVRKVLGASLFSIFGLVSKKFVRLVLVSFLLSTPIAYYLFNQWLQGFAYRIGLGASVFLIAGFGSVLIAILAVGGQSLKAASSNPVKTLRYE from the coding sequence ATGAGTAAGATGCCTCCCAAATGGGCCATGCGTTTTTTTCATTGGTTCTGCCGAAGAGATTTGGTGGATGCCATTGAAGGAGATTTGCTTGAGATTTATGCCCGAAGGGCGGAAGCCAAGGGTCGCAGGCATGCAAACATAAGATTTATCGGTCATGTGATTACATTTTTTCAGCCTTTCGCTTTTAGGAGGGCTCATGAACAGTATCCACAATTAAATCCATTCCATATGTTCTTTAATAACCTGAAAATCGGTTTTCGATTTATGAAAAAACATGGCACCTACTCTGCCATTAATATCCTCGGCCTGGCCGCTGGGCTTTCCGCATTTCTGTTGATGTCATTCTTTGTGATGGACGAGCTTTCCTACGATAAATTTCATAAGAAGGGTGATCAAATCGTCCGTTTGACTTATCGCCTGGAAACGCCAAATGCAACGAGACAAGGAGCCAAACTTCCCTTCCCTATGAAGCAAGCCTTGGTGGAAAGTTATCCTGAAGTGATCGATGTGGCCAGGTTTTATTATTGGGGTGGAGATACTCCTCTTTTGGAGTATGGTGAACAGAAGCATACCGAACCAGGCATGTACTTTGCAGAAACAAGTGTCTTTGAAGTCTTCGATTTTGAGTGGGTCCGAGGCAATCCGAAAACCGCTTTGGAAGATCCGAGGAGTATTGTTTTGACCGAAAAAATGGCAGTGAAGTACTTTGGTTCTGAGGATGCTATTGGGAAAACAATGCGTTATAAAAATGAAGACGACCTGATTGTAACAGGAATACTGAAGGATGTTCCTAAAAACTCACATATCAGCTTTGATTTTTTGATGCCCATTGAGTTACAGCGACAACGATGGATGGGTTGGGGTCAATACACCTATGACCTGGAAAAAGACTGGAACTGGGCTGCTGCATGGGTTTATGCGCTATTGGCACCAGAGACATCTATTGATGCTTTTGAAAGTAAGCTGCAGGCCATTGCCAAAGAGCACCTCAATACGGAAGACCAAGATGGCTTCTCCATTGAAGTGCAACGGCTTTTTGATATCCATTTGAAATCAGATAAGTCTGCTGAACCCCAAGCCAATGGCAACATGACTCAGGTATACAGTTTTGCTGCTATAGCGATCCTGATCCTTTTCATTGCCTGTGTTAACTTCATCAACCTAACGGCTGCGCAAACCAATAAACGATTAAAGGAAGTGGGTTTGAGAAAAGTAATGGGTGCTCGCAAGAAACAGTTGATCGCTCAGTTTATGACTGAAGCTCTGATGGTGGTCACCTTTGCATCGGTCATCGCCTTCGCAGTGGCCATGGCCACACTACCTTATTTCAATCAGTTTACCGATAAAGCATTGTCTTTTGGAGGGCAGAATCTGATCTTCTTAATAGGCTTGATTGTGCTCGTTTTGGTGATGACTGTCTTATCGGCCCTGAGACCCTCTATGTCTGTATTACGACTGAGTGCTGTACAAGGCTTGATTAACAAATTTGGGGCAGTTAGAAAGAAGCAACGATTCAATAGTGCCATGGTGATTGCTCAGTTTGTGGTATCCAACCTATTGATTATCGGAATTCTGGTCGTCAATAATCAATTGGACTTCCTCCAGAATAAAGACTTGGGCTTCGATAAAGACCGAGTGGTCCGGTTACAACTGGGCAAAAATCTAACGCAAAGTCAATTCGATCTGTTCGAAGACATGCTTTCAAAAGACCCAATGGTTGAAAACATCAACAGAGGCTATGTTGCAGGTACCAATGCCTTCACCAATACTTTCAAGATTGTTGGTGCACCCGATAACAGTACTTACTCCTTGGGAATCAAGTGGATAGGTGAGGGCTTTCGCGAAATGTATGGATTGGAAATAATCTCGGGTAGGGATTTCGATGAAAGTGTCAGTTCTGATTTGAAATCTGGTATACTGATCAATGAATCTGCCGTTAAGGCTCTGGGTTGGACTGTAGAAGAAAGTGTTGGTAAGTCGCTATCCTTTTTACCAGGTGGAGCCCCTCAACCAGAAGAAATCAGAGTGATTGGTGTGATGGCTGATGCCAATTTTGAAAGCCTTTATGATCCTGTTTTACCAAGCGTTTTTAGGAGAACATCTTCAAGCGTGGGAGGCGAGATCACCATACGGCTAGGAAATGGTTCTGGCCTTGCAGCGACCCTGAGTGGTATCAATGAAGCTTGGGATAAGGTAATTCCTGACTGGCCATTTGAGTATACATTTTTGGATGAAACCCTGGAAGCACAATATGTAAAGGAAGAGCGTCTGGCCAATGCCATTCAGTACTTTACCTTGCTTGCGATTTTCATCGCTTGTTTAGGGCTTTTTGGATTGGCAAGTTTTACCGTGCAGCAACGCACTAAGGAGATCGGTGTTCGCAAAGTCCTGGGTGCTTCGTTGTTTTCAATATTCGGATTGGTGAGCAAGAAATTTGTGCGTTTGGTACTCGTTTCCTTTCTGTTATCCACACCGATTGCCTATTACTTATTTAATCAGTGGTTACAAGGTTTTGCCTATCGCATAGGCTTAGGGGCTTCGGTATTTCTAATTGCTGGATTTGGATCAGTACTTATTGCAATTTTGGCTGTAGGTGGTCAGTCCTTGAAAGCGGCAAGTAGTAATCCTGTAAAAACGCTCCGCTATGAGTAG
- a CDS encoding ABC transporter ATP-binding protein translates to MLEIKNFRKAFNDRLILEIPSLHLYQGIHWFKGKNGSGKSTLFNCLAGLSPYLGEIKLSGHSLTKQPVLYKQRINYSQSEPTFPEFLTGKDLLEYFGQLKGAKPEQIKELSDQLSINSYMDQPVGSYSSGMLKKLSIGIAFLGDPLWIILDEPLITLDKEAQGIMLNLLVDYNKKGTSFIFATHQDFENQLIKADHIYEVKDQKVILVS, encoded by the coding sequence ATGCTTGAGATAAAAAACTTCCGGAAAGCCTTCAACGATCGGCTGATTCTTGAAATACCATCGCTTCATCTTTATCAAGGCATTCATTGGTTCAAGGGGAAGAATGGCTCCGGAAAATCAACGCTTTTCAACTGTCTCGCTGGGCTTTCTCCATACCTAGGGGAAATCAAACTCAGCGGACATAGTCTTACAAAGCAACCTGTTCTCTATAAGCAGCGCATCAACTATAGTCAGTCCGAACCGACCTTTCCTGAATTCTTAACAGGAAAAGACTTGCTTGAATATTTCGGACAACTGAAAGGTGCTAAACCTGAGCAAATAAAGGAGCTTTCCGACCAACTATCCATCAACAGCTACATGGATCAGCCTGTAGGAAGTTATTCCAGTGGCATGCTCAAAAAACTCTCTATAGGCATCGCATTTTTAGGTGATCCTTTATGGATTATTCTAGATGAACCACTGATCACTTTAGATAAAGAAGCACAAGGCATCATGCTGAATCTTCTGGTTGACTACAATAAAAAGGGTACATCATTCATCTTTGCTACCCATCAGGATTTTGAGAACCAATTGATCAAAGCAGATCATATTTATGAAGTGAAGGATCAAAAAGTTATACTCGTCTCGTGA
- a CDS encoding type 1 periplasmic binding fold superfamily protein → MKKFSSIKYLSLLVMALIISACDSDDPEMINEEELITTLRVTFTSQTNPTVTATFRDIDGPGGNDPEIINPTLAANTTYTVAVEFLNEEESPAEDITLEVAEEDDEHQVFFVIGTGLNATYAYTDQDGNGNPLGLAGTFTTAAAGAGNLTVTLIHEPDKTAANVSSGDPTNAGGETDIEVTFNVTVQ, encoded by the coding sequence ATGAAAAAATTTAGTAGCATTAAGTATTTGTCACTCCTTGTGATGGCCTTAATTATATCGGCATGTGATTCTGATGACCCAGAAATGATTAACGAAGAAGAACTGATAACAACGCTTCGTGTGACATTCACAAGCCAAACCAATCCTACAGTAACGGCTACCTTCAGAGATATTGACGGCCCTGGGGGAAATGATCCTGAAATAATTAACCCAACACTTGCGGCTAATACGACTTACACTGTTGCTGTTGAGTTCCTTAATGAAGAAGAGAGCCCTGCTGAAGATATTACTTTAGAAGTGGCTGAAGAGGATGATGAGCATCAAGTATTCTTTGTTATTGGTACTGGTCTGAATGCGACTTATGCTTACACGGATCAGGATGGTAACGGCAATCCACTTGGACTAGCTGGTACTTTCACTACGGCTGCAGCCGGTGCGGGTAACCTTACGGTGACGTTAATTCATGAGCCAGACAAAACTGCTGCCAATGTAAGCAGTGGTGACCCTACTAATGCTGGCGGAGAAACTGACATTGAAGTTACTTTCAACGTAACTGTTCAGTAG
- a CDS encoding HYC_CC_PP family protein encodes MKRTATILFTMLYLLTSSGILVGQHLCMDRVKETSLFKKVESKCGMTMEMHAGMDDCCDDEWALKIIEDDQQISVSSDAPTAVYHLLFEVPFADFEALMAGEQDKVEVNNTGPPDIPAPDLTILYHSLKIPAALQS; translated from the coding sequence TTGAAAAGAACAGCTACCATATTATTTACCATGCTGTATCTACTGACTTCCTCAGGAATTTTGGTAGGGCAGCACTTGTGTATGGACCGAGTCAAAGAGACTTCTCTCTTCAAAAAAGTGGAGAGTAAGTGTGGTATGACTATGGAGATGCATGCTGGTATGGACGACTGCTGTGACGATGAATGGGCGCTTAAGATCATTGAAGATGACCAACAAATTTCGGTATCATCTGATGCTCCTACTGCCGTTTATCATTTGCTTTTCGAAGTTCCATTTGCTGATTTCGAGGCTTTGATGGCCGGAGAGCAGGATAAAGTTGAGGTGAATAATACAGGGCCGCCTGATATTCCTGCGCCCGATCTTACCATTCTTTATCATTCCCTCAAAATTCCCGCTGCTTTACAATCCTGA
- a CDS encoding efflux RND transporter permease subunit, with protein sequence MINTLIKFFLENRLVMVILLVLLAAWGIITAPFQWSTGLPTDPVPVDAIPDIGENQQIVFTEWPGRSPQDIEDQITYPLTSSLLGLPGVKTIRSSSIFGLSSVYIIFEESSEFYWSRSRILEKLNALPRGLLPDGVQPALGPDATALGQIFWYTIEGRDEEGNPTGGWDPQEIRTIQDYTIKYALASAEGVSEVASIGGFVKEYQVDIDPNAMEGYGVTLAEVTKAIRESNLDVGAKTLEINQAEYLVRGLGYIKSLEDLEQAPVKTVDNVSIRIKDVARVMMGPASRRGGLDKSGAEAVGGVVVARYGANPLEVIENVKAKIEEISQGLPTKYLADGTASKLTVVPFYDRTELIQETIGTLEEALTLEIIITVIVVLVMLLNLRASILISSLLPIAVLMCFIAMRYFGVDANIVALSGIAIAIGTMVDVGIVLTENITRHLKEKGDKTLLALIYEGAKEVAPAIITAVMTTVISFIPVFTMEAAEGKLFRPLAYTKTFALLAAIVVALVIIPTLAYWFFGFKPKSKWVKTLLNTGLVVFGIWVLVLGHGLAAFVLIGFGLVNLTRAFSKALSAYLKYADVAIALIAVSYLLSYNWMPLGVEVSILVNFVFVIAIIGLTLGAFSLFIKLYPKILGWCLRNRWKFLLIPSFIILLGITIWLGFDKVFAFVPNAFGDQVRSNRTYSNLSHTFPGIGKEFMPSLGEGAFLLMPTSMPHAGVDQNRETLRLLDMAVTAIPEIESVVGKFGRTESALDPAPISMYENVINYKSEYITDQNGRRLRFKKQDGEYVRDELGNLMLDKRGAYFRQWRDEIKSPDDIWNEIVRVTKLPGVTSAPKLQPIETRLVMLQTGMRAPMGIKVKGPDLATIEAVGLEFETILKELPSVKRESVFAERIVGKPYLLIDLDRESLARYGVSIAKVQEYIQVGVGGMELSKTVEGRERYGIRVRYPRGLRDDPEALKNILIPVAMGESIPLGELAAIRYEQGPQMIKSEDTFLVGYVIFDKKAGLSETSVVNDAKNLIEQRIAQGQLSLPPGVSYEFAGNYQNQVRAERRLSLVIPLALIIILLILYFQFKSVAVSLMVFSSVAVAFGGGFLMLWLYGREGFMDFSLLGTNMRDLFQVAPVNLSVAVWVGFIALFGIATDDGVLMATYLNQSFDQKKVSDKSGIQKLVIAAGMRRVRPCLMTTATTLLALLPILTSTGRGSDVMIPMAIPSFGGMLIALITLFVVPVLYAFYKEAQLKFNLKNSEN encoded by the coding sequence ATGATCAATACACTTATTAAATTCTTTTTGGAGAACCGTTTGGTTATGGTAATACTGCTGGTGCTACTGGCGGCTTGGGGTATAATCACTGCACCCTTCCAATGGTCCACTGGTTTGCCGACTGACCCTGTGCCTGTAGATGCTATACCGGACATTGGCGAGAACCAACAGATTGTCTTTACCGAGTGGCCGGGAAGGTCACCACAAGACATTGAAGACCAAATCACATATCCACTGACATCATCACTTCTGGGTTTGCCAGGAGTCAAGACGATTCGAAGCTCTTCTATCTTCGGTCTATCTTCGGTTTACATCATTTTCGAAGAGTCTTCAGAATTCTATTGGAGTAGGAGCAGGATTCTCGAAAAGCTCAATGCACTTCCCAGAGGCTTATTGCCAGATGGTGTTCAGCCGGCTCTGGGCCCTGATGCAACTGCTTTGGGGCAGATCTTTTGGTATACCATAGAAGGACGTGATGAAGAAGGAAATCCAACTGGCGGATGGGACCCTCAGGAAATAAGGACCATTCAAGACTATACGATCAAGTATGCATTGGCTTCTGCCGAAGGTGTTTCTGAAGTAGCTTCTATTGGTGGTTTTGTGAAGGAATATCAAGTAGATATCGATCCGAATGCGATGGAAGGCTATGGTGTGACACTGGCCGAAGTCACCAAGGCAATTAGGGAGAGTAATCTTGATGTAGGTGCCAAAACCTTGGAAATCAACCAGGCGGAGTATCTGGTCCGCGGTTTAGGCTACATCAAGAGTCTCGAGGATTTGGAGCAGGCACCTGTTAAAACAGTTGATAATGTATCTATCCGAATCAAGGATGTGGCTCGAGTTATGATGGGTCCGGCCTCGCGCAGAGGAGGTTTGGACAAGTCTGGTGCCGAGGCAGTAGGAGGTGTAGTGGTCGCCCGATATGGTGCCAACCCACTTGAAGTCATCGAAAACGTAAAAGCGAAGATTGAGGAGATCAGTCAAGGCCTGCCAACCAAGTATTTGGCAGACGGTACAGCCTCGAAACTTACCGTTGTTCCTTTCTATGATCGTACAGAATTGATCCAGGAAACCATCGGTACGCTTGAAGAGGCATTGACTTTGGAGATAATCATTACCGTCATAGTAGTGCTTGTTATGCTGCTCAATCTTCGGGCCTCAATCCTGATTTCTTCCCTATTGCCCATTGCTGTGCTCATGTGCTTTATAGCGATGCGGTACTTTGGAGTCGATGCAAACATTGTGGCTTTATCGGGTATCGCAATCGCCATAGGCACCATGGTAGATGTGGGCATTGTATTGACAGAGAACATTACCCGTCATTTGAAAGAAAAAGGAGATAAGACCCTGTTGGCTTTAATCTATGAGGGGGCTAAAGAGGTTGCTCCAGCCATTATCACAGCTGTAATGACAACCGTTATTAGCTTCATTCCGGTTTTTACCATGGAGGCAGCTGAGGGAAAACTATTTCGTCCGCTGGCCTATACCAAGACATTTGCCTTGTTGGCAGCCATCGTAGTTGCATTGGTCATTATCCCTACCCTTGCCTATTGGTTCTTTGGCTTTAAACCTAAGTCAAAATGGGTAAAGACGCTCCTGAATACTGGTTTAGTAGTTTTCGGCATCTGGGTATTAGTATTAGGTCATGGCTTGGCCGCCTTCGTTTTGATTGGTTTTGGTTTGGTGAATTTGACCAGAGCATTTAGCAAGGCTCTTTCGGCATACCTGAAGTATGCTGATGTCGCAATTGCATTGATCGCGGTTTCATATTTACTCAGTTACAATTGGATGCCTTTGGGTGTTGAAGTAAGCATCCTTGTCAATTTTGTCTTTGTTATCGCCATCATCGGATTGACACTTGGGGCCTTTAGTCTTTTTATCAAGCTCTATCCGAAAATCCTCGGCTGGTGTTTGAGAAACCGATGGAAGTTCCTATTGATCCCTTCCTTCATTATTCTTTTGGGAATAACCATTTGGCTGGGTTTTGATAAGGTCTTCGCCTTTGTACCCAATGCTTTTGGAGATCAGGTTCGTTCCAATCGCACCTATTCTAATTTGTCTCATACCTTTCCAGGGATTGGTAAGGAGTTTATGCCATCGCTTGGTGAAGGTGCCTTTCTCTTAATGCCCACCTCTATGCCACATGCTGGGGTAGATCAAAACAGGGAGACACTCCGGTTATTGGATATGGCGGTCACGGCAATACCAGAAATAGAATCCGTGGTGGGCAAGTTTGGACGTACCGAAAGTGCCTTAGATCCAGCGCCTATTTCCATGTATGAGAATGTGATTAATTACAAAAGCGAGTATATCACAGACCAAAACGGGAGACGATTACGCTTCAAAAAACAAGATGGTGAGTACGTTCGAGATGAACTGGGCAATCTGATGCTGGATAAACGTGGGGCCTATTTTCGCCAATGGCGGGACGAAATTAAGTCTCCAGATGATATCTGGAATGAAATAGTACGAGTTACTAAACTGCCAGGAGTCACTTCGGCTCCTAAACTTCAGCCGATCGAAACGCGGTTGGTCATGCTCCAAACGGGTATGAGAGCACCCATGGGCATTAAGGTGAAAGGACCTGACCTGGCGACCATCGAGGCCGTTGGTTTAGAATTCGAAACAATCCTCAAAGAACTACCTTCTGTAAAAAGAGAGTCAGTCTTTGCCGAACGCATTGTGGGTAAGCCATATCTTCTGATTGATTTAGATCGCGAATCATTGGCTAGATATGGTGTCAGTATTGCTAAAGTTCAGGAGTATATACAGGTAGGCGTTGGAGGGATGGAGTTGTCCAAAACTGTAGAAGGCCGTGAACGCTATGGTATTCGGGTAAGATATCCACGGGGCTTGAGAGATGACCCTGAGGCCTTGAAGAACATACTAATTCCGGTGGCCATGGGAGAGAGCATTCCCCTTGGAGAGCTTGCGGCAATCAGATATGAACAAGGTCCGCAAATGATCAAGAGTGAAGATACCTTCTTGGTCGGCTATGTGATCTTTGATAAGAAGGCAGGCTTATCAGAAACCAGTGTGGTTAATGATGCCAAAAACCTTATTGAGCAGCGCATTGCTCAGGGACAGTTAAGTCTACCGCCTGGAGTTTCGTATGAGTTTGCAGGTAATTATCAAAATCAGGTGAGAGCCGAGAGGCGGCTGAGCCTTGTGATCCCCTTAGCCCTGATCATCATCCTATTGATTTTATACTTTCAGTTTAAATCTGTAGCAGTCTCGCTCATGGTATTTAGTAGTGTCGCTGTGGCTTTTGGTGGTGGCTTTTTGATGCTCTGGTTGTACGGCAGAGAAGGTTTTATGGACTTTTCTTTACTCGGCACCAATATGAGGGACTTGTTTCAGGTCGCACCAGTAAATCTTAGTGTAGCGGTTTGGGTAGGTTTTATAGCGCTCTTTGGTATTGCCACAGATGATGGCGTGTTAATGGCGACCTACTTAAATCAGTCCTTCGATCAAAAGAAGGTTTCGGATAAATCAGGGATTCAAAAATTAGTGATAGCCGCTGGAATGAGAAGGGTAAGACCTTGTTTGATGACAACCGCAACGACTCTATTGGCATTACTACCGATTCTCACATCGACCGGAAGGGGTTCAGATGTGATGATCCCCATGGCGATCCCTTCATTCGGGGGTATGCTGATCGCTTTGATCACCCTTTTCGTGGTGCCTGTGCTTTATGCATTCTACAAGGAAGCACAGCTGAAGTTCAACCTTAAAAACTCTGAAAATTGA